A DNA window from Coffea arabica cultivar ET-39 chromosome 6c, Coffea Arabica ET-39 HiFi, whole genome shotgun sequence contains the following coding sequences:
- the LOC113693624 gene encoding ethanolamine-phosphate cytidylyltransferase-like yields MDYESNNWMWEGMYYYPHLFGGIMLTAALLGLSTSYFGGISVPTLPYLLPGFGIFHKKTRGKKPVRVYMDGCFDLMHYGHANALRQAKALGDELVVGVVSDEEIVANKGPPVLSMEERLALVSGLKWVDEVIVKAPYAITEEFMNQLFNKHKIDYIIHGDDPCLLPDGTDAYALAKKVGRYKQIKRTEGVSSTDIVGRILASAKAVKVLEDGFILSDTEKSNNTKEIPIQAGQAKVGYVSQFLPTSRRIVQFSNGKGPGPNDRVVYIDGAFDLFHAGHVEILKTARQLGEFLLVGIYSDHTVSELRGSHFPLMNLHERSLSVLSCRYVDEVIIGAPWEVTNDMIKTFNISFVVHGTVAESSSALNGKSDPYAVPKSMGIFRVLESPKTITTSSVAQRIIANHEIYVKRNAKKEASEKKYYEEKKYVSGD; encoded by the exons ATGGATTACGAAAGTAATAATTGGATGTGGGAGGGGATGTATTATTATCCCCATTTGTTTGGTGGGATAATGTTAACTGCTGCTTTGCTTGGGTTATCTACAAGCTATTTTGGTGGGATTAGTGTTCCTACTTTGCCATATTTGTTGCCTGGTTTTGGGAtctttcataagaagacacgcGGAAAGAAACCAGTTCGTGTTTATATGGATGGTTGCTTTGATCTCATGCATTATGGCCATGCAAATGCGTTGAGGCAAGCGAAGGCTTTGGGAGATGAACTGGTTGTTGGAGTTGTGAGTGATGAGGAGATTGTAGCCAATAAGGGTCCTCCTGTCTTGTCAATGGAGGAGAG GCTAGCCCTTGTAAGTGGTTTGAAGTGGGTGGATGAAGTTATTGTCAAGGCTCCTTATGCAATCACTGAAGAGTTTATGAACCAGTTATTCAACAAACATAAAATTGACTACATCATACACGGTGATGATCCTTGCTTGCTTCCAGATGGAACTGATGCTTATGCTCTGGCTAAGAAAGTAGGTCGCTACAAGCAAATCAAACGCACTGAAGGAGTCTCCAGCACAGATATTGTAG GGAGGATACTTGCATCTGCTAAGGCTGTTAAAGTTCTTGAAGATGGCTTCATATTATCTGACActgaaaaatcaaataatacaaaAGAAATCCCCATCCAAGCAGGTCAGGCCAAGGTTGGCTATGTATCCCAATTTCTTCCTACCTCCAGAAGAATAGTTCAATTTTCGAACGGCAAG GGACCTGGACCCAATGACCGTGTGGTATACATTGATGGAGCCTTTGATCTTTTTCATGCTGGCCATGTCGAG ATTCTCAAGACTGCCAGGCAACTTGGAGAGTTCCTTTTAGTTGGTATTTACTCGGACCATACTGTTAG TGAACTTCGAGGAAGTCATTTTCCACTTATGAATCTGCATGAGCGTAGTCTTAGTGTGCTGTCTTGCCGCTATGTGGATGAGGTCATCATTGGTGCGCCATGGGAAGTAACAAATGACATG ATCAAGACTTTCAACATATCTTTTGTTGTGCACGGGACAGTTGCTGAGAGCAGCTCTGCATTGAAT GGAAAATCTGATCCATATGCAGTTCCCAAAAGCATGGGAATCTTTCGGGTGCTTGAGAGCCCAAAAACTATCACTACAAGTTCAGTGGCCCAAAGGATAATTGCCAATCATGAAATTTATGTG